One Turneriella parva DSM 21527 genomic region harbors:
- a CDS encoding SpoIIE family protein phosphatase translates to MNFLQSVYLDYFTLGSVIPVLFLFICAAVFFQVKDKSRATKVLANGLLIYGIFVSSYIIASTFYHPLAAFHRWSTVGFVLIAVSLLTQIFFEFPEPVHTRVAKILVRAMIAVAIGFATWFMVQTHDSGYIYHFEGHYYDFDADDASYVISIAILVYVFTLIGIGIWRVIAVKGRDRWTIAGLILGIVAATILPAYLNTLSREGGMDRGTFQTVFDMSTILGAFVIVIIYMNNTSDKTTFMAKIILVSVVVFLLVLQGISYFAFQEKESAYDGVKSEQANRFREVGIEPEALRYAISYDLVKKKTEPLKSIASAEVDVAEQINGYEFAFVWQKIYYLNEDIAFKDKVEKILQSAPPTFAGYANAIFPMLEKKETCTKAAILGKIDKLQRPVIYRRYKLSKIPDFNFREAAIKFLGKSHRGFETFSEAMRAYLKENTTDSGAVLKAKLLQFAEEVVPPGARHYRKDKSNGAHYTAYVGIDFKKGKMVEVGFDYLDYRKYVHPLGVKFILLLIGAMVLIIVGFPFFFSRALVTPLNSLLAGVNQVNNGDLNVELPIYVEDEIGYLSRSFNGMVHSIKDSKQKLQEYAETLEDKVKERTAELQKAFEEVNALKKQQDGDYFLTSLLTHPLGSNKADSPNLNVDVLLEQKKKFEFRKWARDIGGDTCITSSITLKGKPHTVFLNADAMGKSMQGAGGILVLGSVFHSVIERTKLSPKEADVFPEHWLKYTFIELHRVFEVFDGSMLISLVMGLVDDESGLMYYINAEHPWSVLYRQGKAEFIEKELVLRKLGTQGVAGQIEVCTLQLEPKDVIFIGSDGRDDLLLGYDNDGARIINEDENLFLKVIEEAEGHLDRIKDILENYGELTDDLSLLRIGYKEDVHHDHTQLTQHVIQLLNRARLAVKANQLKVAIGDLEEAHRIDDAQPEVMRDLIKAYLKDKQFEKAANLAEDYIHIKPADSEFLYIASYCHKVLQNYKKAADFGERLRLRDHDMVKNLVNLADIYYLQGLFGRSRTIIDFAAKIDPHNPKVKRVLDALARKNTATA, encoded by the coding sequence ATGAACTTCTTGCAGAGCGTTTATCTTGACTACTTCACCCTCGGGTCGGTGATACCTGTACTCTTTCTTTTTATCTGCGCTGCAGTTTTCTTTCAGGTTAAAGATAAATCGCGCGCGACCAAGGTGCTCGCGAATGGTCTGCTTATCTATGGCATCTTTGTTTCAAGCTATATAATCGCCTCTACGTTTTATCATCCTCTGGCTGCGTTTCACCGCTGGTCAACCGTGGGCTTTGTGCTGATTGCGGTGTCGCTGCTGACGCAGATATTTTTTGAGTTTCCCGAGCCGGTTCATACCCGGGTTGCCAAAATTCTCGTTCGGGCGATGATCGCCGTTGCGATTGGTTTTGCCACCTGGTTCATGGTGCAAACTCATGATTCGGGTTATATTTACCATTTCGAGGGCCACTACTATGATTTTGATGCGGATGATGCGAGTTATGTTATCAGCATCGCGATTCTGGTCTATGTTTTTACGCTCATTGGCATAGGCATCTGGCGGGTTATTGCCGTAAAGGGGCGTGATCGTTGGACTATTGCCGGTTTGATTCTCGGCATCGTTGCGGCGACAATTCTGCCCGCCTACCTAAATACGCTCAGCCGCGAAGGCGGTATGGACCGCGGAACCTTTCAGACCGTGTTCGACATGTCGACAATTCTCGGGGCCTTTGTCATCGTTATTATCTATATGAACAACACTTCAGACAAGACGACGTTCATGGCGAAAATCATTCTTGTCAGCGTTGTCGTTTTTCTGCTCGTTCTGCAGGGCATCAGTTACTTCGCTTTTCAGGAAAAAGAATCAGCGTACGACGGAGTCAAGAGCGAACAGGCGAACAGGTTTCGTGAGGTTGGCATTGAACCTGAAGCTCTGCGGTATGCCATTTCATACGACCTCGTCAAAAAGAAAACGGAACCGTTAAAGTCGATCGCGTCTGCAGAGGTCGATGTTGCCGAACAAATCAACGGCTATGAATTTGCATTCGTTTGGCAGAAGATTTATTATCTCAATGAAGACATTGCGTTTAAAGACAAGGTTGAAAAGATTCTGCAATCGGCGCCGCCTACCTTTGCCGGTTACGCGAATGCCATTTTTCCGATGCTCGAGAAAAAAGAGACCTGCACCAAGGCGGCGATACTCGGGAAAATCGACAAACTGCAGCGACCGGTTATTTACCGGCGGTACAAGCTCAGCAAAATTCCTGATTTCAACTTTCGTGAAGCGGCGATCAAGTTTCTCGGCAAATCGCACCGGGGTTTTGAAACCTTCAGCGAAGCGATGCGCGCGTACCTGAAAGAGAACACAACCGACAGTGGTGCGGTTCTGAAGGCCAAGCTACTGCAGTTTGCAGAAGAAGTTGTGCCACCGGGCGCACGACATTACCGCAAAGACAAGAGCAACGGAGCGCACTACACAGCCTATGTTGGCATTGACTTCAAAAAGGGTAAGATGGTCGAGGTGGGTTTTGACTACCTCGATTACCGCAAGTATGTTCACCCGTTGGGGGTAAAATTTATTCTGTTGCTGATTGGCGCGATGGTGCTGATTATTGTCGGTTTTCCGTTCTTTTTCAGCCGCGCTCTGGTGACGCCGCTCAACAGCCTTCTGGCTGGCGTAAACCAGGTAAACAACGGCGACCTCAATGTCGAGCTGCCGATCTACGTCGAAGATGAAATTGGTTATCTCTCGCGGTCATTTAACGGCATGGTGCATTCGATCAAAGACTCGAAGCAGAAACTTCAGGAATACGCCGAAACCCTCGAAGACAAAGTCAAAGAAAGAACTGCCGAATTGCAGAAAGCGTTTGAAGAGGTGAATGCGCTGAAGAAGCAGCAAGACGGCGACTACTTTCTTACCAGCCTTTTGACGCATCCTTTGGGTTCGAACAAGGCTGACAGCCCGAATCTGAACGTCGATGTGCTGCTTGAACAGAAGAAAAAGTTCGAATTTCGCAAGTGGGCGCGCGATATCGGCGGTGACACCTGCATCACCAGCTCGATCACCCTGAAGGGCAAGCCGCATACGGTGTTTCTGAATGCCGATGCGATGGGCAAGTCGATGCAGGGCGCCGGCGGCATTCTCGTACTCGGTTCGGTATTCCATTCGGTCATTGAACGCACGAAACTTTCTCCGAAAGAAGCCGATGTGTTTCCCGAACATTGGCTCAAATACACTTTCATCGAGCTGCACCGGGTCTTTGAAGTGTTCGATGGTTCGATGCTGATCTCGCTGGTCATGGGCCTTGTCGACGACGAATCGGGTCTCATGTATTACATTAATGCCGAGCACCCCTGGTCGGTGCTGTACCGCCAGGGCAAGGCAGAGTTTATCGAGAAAGAACTCGTTCTGCGTAAACTCGGCACGCAGGGTGTTGCCGGGCAGATTGAAGTCTGCACGCTGCAGCTAGAACCGAAAGACGTGATCTTCATCGGCTCAGACGGTCGCGACGACCTGCTGCTCGGTTATGATAACGACGGCGCAAGAATCATCAACGAAGACGAAAATCTCTTCTTGAAAGTCATCGAAGAGGCCGAGGGACACCTCGATCGAATTAAAGATATTCTCGAAAATTACGGCGAACTCACCGATGACCTTTCGCTTTTGCGCATCGGCTATAAAGAAGATGTGCACCACGACCATACGCAGCTGACGCAGCATGTGATTCAGTTGCTGAACCGTGCGCGCCTGGCTGTAAAGGCGAACCAGCTCAAAGTGGCGATTGGTGACCTCGAAGAGGCGCACCGCATCGACGATGCGCAGCCCGAGGTGATGCGCGATCTGATCAAAGCCTACCTCAAAGACAAGCAGTTCGAAAAGGCGGCGAATCTTGCAGAAGACTATATTCACATCAAGCCGGCCGATTCTGAGTTTCTCTATATCGCGTCGTATTGCCATAAGGTGCTGCAGAACTACAAAAAGGCAGCAGACTTTGGCGAGCGCCTCAGACTCAGGGATCATGACATGGTGAAGAACCTGGTGAATCTTGCAGACATCTATTACCTGCAGGGTCTTTTTGGCCGCTCGCGCACGATTATTGACTTCGCCGCGAAAATAGATCCTCATAACCCGAAGGTGAAGCGCGTGCTCGACGCGCTGGCGCGCAAGAACACGGCCACTGCCTGA
- a CDS encoding SufE family protein codes for MAELQTGSIATREEELLADFEVFDDWADRYRYLIELGEGLPALAPEHKTEANKVQGCQSQVWLVAKKADGRIYFDADSDSAITRGLIALLVRLFSGATANEIGGANLSIIERLGFAKHLSMSRANGFASMIQMIKRLASQS; via the coding sequence ATGGCCGAATTACAGACGGGTTCGATTGCTACCCGCGAAGAAGAATTGCTCGCAGACTTTGAGGTCTTCGACGACTGGGCCGACCGTTACCGCTATCTGATCGAACTCGGTGAAGGTCTGCCGGCGCTCGCGCCCGAGCACAAAACCGAAGCGAACAAGGTTCAGGGGTGCCAGTCGCAGGTATGGCTGGTGGCAAAAAAAGCCGATGGCAGAATATACTTCGACGCTGACAGCGATTCTGCAATCACAAGAGGATTAATCGCTCTTCTGGTTCGGCTATTCTCGGGCGCTACGGCCAATGAAATCGGCGGGGCGAATCTTTCGATCATCGAGAGACTAGGTTTCGCCAAACACCTTTCGATGTCCCGCGCCAATGGCTTTGCTTCGATGATACAAATGATCAAACGCCTCGCCAGCCAGTCATGA
- a CDS encoding PEGA domain-containing protein, whose translation MNFASRLLFQQPVRIICAILAVSATYANQTANKYDGRVTWSDAYVLELVRPVSESTETKAYLAGVVQNLIADELSLQRSAVTRGKLSPLSIEYSLQQTHEELPADERRALLERHPKPEVLPLKIVRVPAAPGASEDCAKRKDDRYTLATRIRAVGTKVTLHVALCQGAEILHAQSTTVDEQELVSGVTKLVNPIRAKLTGDNYASLKIESTPVRASVYLDDQFLGKTPLNYSYLIPGKYRLVLKLDGYESQAVPIEPQSGAVFTRSFSLSPGKTGGRLELITDPPDARIYLDADYKGKTPKTLENITLGTYRVHLLLPEKGEAYKTVTLTEATPYLKISESLTEFIDQRQSGLLGLSYKTWYYMSLTTSALFFGSGIAFYVWRDEAQEQIFGRLSGKSVSQYTTEDNIFLAEQNAAYESRGTYATAFTVTAGFFAALSIYFYVQHLLSADDGIVMKQKPKTEDYEIRIGAMPGNQGVSAHFHF comes from the coding sequence ATGAATTTTGCTAGCAGGCTCCTCTTTCAGCAACCTGTTAGAATTATTTGCGCGATTCTTGCAGTTTCGGCAACTTACGCGAATCAGACAGCCAACAAATACGACGGCAGAGTCACCTGGAGCGATGCTTACGTTCTTGAGCTCGTTCGCCCCGTTTCTGAGAGCACGGAAACCAAAGCTTACCTCGCCGGAGTCGTGCAGAATCTGATTGCCGACGAACTGTCTCTGCAGCGCTCGGCGGTGACGCGCGGCAAACTTTCGCCGCTCAGTATAGAATATTCGCTGCAGCAAACCCATGAAGAGCTGCCAGCCGATGAGCGCCGGGCGCTGCTCGAAAGGCATCCCAAACCCGAGGTGCTGCCGCTTAAGATTGTGCGCGTTCCCGCAGCGCCGGGTGCTTCAGAAGATTGTGCCAAACGCAAAGACGATCGTTATACGCTGGCAACCCGCATACGCGCGGTGGGCACAAAAGTTACGCTGCATGTCGCGCTTTGCCAGGGCGCAGAAATTCTGCACGCGCAGAGCACAACCGTCGATGAACAAGAACTGGTGTCAGGTGTCACGAAGCTGGTGAACCCGATTCGAGCCAAGCTCACGGGCGACAACTATGCATCTCTCAAGATCGAATCGACACCCGTGCGTGCTTCGGTTTATCTCGACGATCAGTTTTTGGGAAAAACACCTCTGAACTATTCGTATCTGATTCCCGGCAAATACCGTTTGGTATTGAAGCTCGACGGTTATGAGTCACAGGCCGTGCCGATTGAACCGCAGAGCGGCGCGGTCTTCACCCGGTCGTTTTCGCTTTCGCCCGGCAAGACCGGCGGTCGCCTTGAGCTTATCACCGACCCGCCCGATGCGCGCATCTATCTTGATGCGGATTATAAGGGCAAGACACCCAAGACGCTTGAAAATATCACGCTCGGAACCTATCGCGTGCATCTGCTTTTGCCTGAGAAAGGTGAAGCCTACAAGACTGTGACTCTCACCGAGGCGACCCCCTACCTCAAGATTTCAGAATCACTCACCGAATTTATCGACCAGCGGCAGTCGGGCCTTTTGGGGCTTTCTTACAAGACATGGTATTACATGTCGCTCACAACTTCGGCTCTGTTCTTCGGCAGTGGCATCGCATTTTATGTCTGGCGCGACGAAGCTCAAGAGCAGATATTCGGACGTTTAAGCGGCAAATCTGTTTCGCAGTACACGACAGAAGACAACATATTTCTCGCCGAACAGAACGCAGCATATGAGTCGCGCGGCACGTACGCGACTGCCTTCACAGTGACCGCTGGCTTCTTCGCCGCCCTCTCGATCTATTTTTACGTGCAGCATTTGCTTTCGGCCGACGACGGCATCGTCATGAAACAAAAGCCCAAAACCGAAGACTATGAAATTCGTATCGGCGCAATGCCGGGCAATCAGGGCGTTTCGGCGCACTTTCATTTCTGA
- a CDS encoding amidohydrolase family protein: MNLFEVLRGEWGLTREADFRADPWYIVSGKQIVDSGFGKPPKEFFARMLPPGVVVPGFVNAHSHIELSCMAAKVPYGSRLTDMGGIIQSTRGQMTSQQIRQAAVAAIKQAEEQGTFFFCDICNSTDFIRFLRDLPTFSGNRYLELLGFSSPSDVARIEKARELLNLDSTFYPTVHSVYGSSPLQMHFVREKARHTSVSIHLLESPDEIDFQHDRGEIVAFLKKIGQHVKHHEMQGRSAVDYLYSVGMLSFKKLLLVHLSAARVEDIDKLSDYVPHAAWVMCHRSNKHLGIERTNWETLKNAPLKMLIGTDSLATNTDLSVLQELRALQKEEKFSERDLLRAATWDAYDYLEIRSNRIPHFLFAGAKPNIMSLSETKRATPLGEG; this comes from the coding sequence ATGAATCTGTTTGAGGTACTGCGCGGTGAATGGGGCCTCACCCGCGAAGCCGACTTTCGCGCCGACCCATGGTATATCGTCTCGGGCAAACAGATTGTCGATTCGGGTTTCGGTAAACCTCCCAAAGAATTTTTTGCGCGCATGCTGCCACCGGGTGTTGTGGTGCCCGGTTTCGTCAACGCGCACAGCCACATAGAACTTTCGTGCATGGCCGCCAAGGTACCCTACGGCAGTCGCCTCACCGATATGGGTGGCATCATTCAGTCAACGCGCGGTCAAATGACCAGCCAGCAGATTCGCCAGGCCGCCGTTGCGGCGATAAAACAGGCAGAAGAACAGGGCACGTTTTTCTTCTGCGATATCTGCAACAGCACAGACTTTATCCGCTTCTTGCGCGACCTGCCAACTTTCAGCGGCAACCGCTATCTCGAGCTTCTCGGTTTTTCATCGCCGAGCGATGTGGCCCGCATCGAAAAGGCGCGTGAACTGTTGAATCTCGATTCGACCTTTTACCCGACAGTGCATTCGGTTTACGGCTCTTCGCCGCTGCAAATGCATTTTGTGCGCGAAAAGGCGCGCCACACTTCGGTTTCGATTCACCTGCTCGAAAGCCCCGATGAAATTGACTTTCAGCACGACCGCGGCGAAATTGTCGCGTTTCTGAAAAAGATCGGCCAGCACGTGAAGCATCACGAAATGCAAGGGCGCTCTGCGGTCGATTATCTCTATTCAGTAGGAATGCTCTCGTTCAAGAAACTTTTGCTGGTGCACCTTTCTGCCGCCCGTGTCGAAGACATCGACAAGCTGAGTGACTATGTGCCGCACGCCGCGTGGGTCATGTGCCACCGGTCGAACAAGCACCTCGGTATCGAACGCACCAACTGGGAGACGCTTAAAAACGCACCGCTCAAAATGCTCATCGGCACCGACTCGCTGGCAACCAACACCGACCTCTCGGTCTTGCAAGAACTGCGCGCGCTGCAAAAAGAAGAAAAGTTTTCAGAACGCGACCTGCTGCGCGCCGCCACCTGGGACGCTTATGACTATCTTGAGATTCGCAGCAACCGCATACCACACTTCTTGTTCGCGGGGGCGAAACCCAACATCATGTCACTCAGCGAAACAAAACGCGCGACGCCCTTGGGTGAAGGTTAG
- a CDS encoding 3-deoxy-7-phosphoheptulonate synthase, with product MSAVSHSAAAQVSGVNIRTIEPLLSPVALMNLYPASDTMTQTVIAARERIQQILSKKSPRFLVICGPCSIHDEKAALEYAQKLQKLQVAYQDRLEIVMRVYFEKPRTTIGWKGLITDPQIDGKDDVQEGLKTGRRLLQEIVAIGIPTATEFLDPIVPQYIADLVSWAAIGARTTESQTHRQMASGLSMPVGYKNSTDGNVQIALDAMQSARSPHSFLGIDETGRTAVVRTNGNPWGHVILRGGNNMTNYEPEHIARAEEKLKAAGVEPAIVVDCSHANSEKKFERQENVWRSIIAQRQAGNTSLIGMMLESNLNEGNQKLPETLDANVKANLKYGVSITDACVNFATTEVLLKYAHETL from the coding sequence ATGTCTGCTGTTTCCCATTCGGCTGCCGCGCAGGTCTCTGGCGTTAATATTCGCACGATCGAGCCTTTGTTGTCGCCCGTTGCGCTGATGAATTTGTACCCGGCGAGCGACACCATGACGCAGACGGTGATTGCGGCGCGCGAGCGTATTCAGCAGATTCTCAGCAAAAAATCACCCAGGTTTCTCGTGATCTGCGGACCCTGCTCGATACACGACGAAAAGGCCGCGCTCGAATATGCGCAGAAACTGCAGAAATTGCAGGTCGCCTATCAAGACCGTCTCGAAATCGTGATGCGCGTCTATTTCGAAAAACCGCGCACAACCATCGGCTGGAAAGGCCTCATCACAGACCCGCAGATCGACGGCAAAGACGACGTGCAAGAGGGCCTGAAGACCGGTCGCCGGCTGTTGCAAGAAATCGTGGCGATAGGCATACCGACTGCTACAGAATTTCTCGACCCGATTGTACCGCAATATATCGCCGATCTGGTTTCTTGGGCAGCGATCGGCGCGCGCACGACCGAATCGCAGACGCACCGGCAGATGGCTTCAGGCCTCAGCATGCCGGTGGGTTACAAAAACAGCACCGACGGCAATGTGCAGATCGCGCTCGATGCGATGCAGTCGGCAAGGTCGCCGCACAGCTTTCTCGGCATCGATGAAACCGGCAGAACCGCAGTCGTGCGCACCAACGGCAACCCGTGGGGCCACGTGATATTGCGCGGCGGCAACAACATGACAAACTATGAACCCGAACATATTGCACGCGCCGAAGAAAAGCTGAAAGCCGCGGGGGTTGAACCCGCAATTGTTGTCGATTGTTCGCACGCCAATTCAGAGAAAAAATTTGAGCGGCAAGAAAATGTCTGGCGCAGCATAATCGCACAGCGGCAGGCAGGCAATACGAGCCTCATCGGCATGATGCTCGAAAGCAATCTGAACGAAGGTAACCAGAAGTTGCCCGAGACTCTCGATGCCAATGTGAAGGCGAACCTCAAATATGGCGTATCGATCACCGATGCCTGCGTGAACTTCGCCACAACCGAAGTTCTGCTGAAGTACGCGCACGAAACGCTTTGA
- a CDS encoding PTS sugar transporter subunit IIA → MQPDEGYRPWRESLTEANIHIISAQNPGNFDLTDKWTLLNGLRKALCEREQVSAELCAEIEHELLAREKLMSTGIGEQMAIPHAVIAGACKLMTQCAILPEGIEFESIDGSKAHIVVMLVAPKSALQAHLKVMASIAKVFYRAEARAKVIASKTPAEALAAIMSVADHV, encoded by the coding sequence GTGCAGCCTGATGAAGGTTACCGTCCGTGGCGCGAGTCTCTCACCGAGGCGAACATTCACATTATTTCTGCACAGAACCCGGGCAACTTCGACCTCACCGATAAATGGACCCTTCTGAACGGGCTCAGAAAAGCCCTGTGCGAACGTGAGCAGGTGAGTGCCGAACTCTGCGCCGAGATTGAGCACGAGCTGTTGGCGCGCGAGAAGCTGATGAGCACCGGCATCGGCGAACAAATGGCGATACCCCATGCGGTGATTGCCGGGGCCTGCAAGCTCATGACGCAGTGCGCGATTTTGCCCGAGGGTATTGAGTTCGAAAGCATCGACGGCTCAAAGGCGCATATCGTCGTGATGCTGGTGGCGCCGAAGTCGGCATTACAGGCGCACCTCAAGGTAATGGCGTCTATTGCGAAGGTCTTTTACCGGGCCGAGGCGCGCGCGAAGGTCATTGCTTCGAAGACTCCTGCTGAAGCGCTCGCGGCAATCATGAGTGTCGCCGATCATGTGTAA